From a region of the Arachis ipaensis cultivar K30076 chromosome B09, Araip1.1, whole genome shotgun sequence genome:
- the LOC107619508 gene encoding L10-interacting MYB domain-containing protein-like isoform X2, with protein MPNKGNKTAEANQPSKDNLRWSDDMDEVLLNALAEEASKGNRHDGSWTTKAYANVVKTLSIAIGPHITKNHIKNRMKTLKDHFAEAYDLFHHLSGFAWNPVTRKFEAEEEVWQDFIKEKPQAEK; from the coding sequence ATGCCGAATAAGGGAAATAAAACAGCAGAAGCTAATCAACCTTCGAAAGACAATTTAAGATGGTCTGATGATATGGATGAAGTTTTGCTAAATGCATTAGCAGAGGAAGCATCGAAAGGTAATAGGCATGATGGCTCGTGGACAACTAAAGCATATGCCAATGTTGTGAAGACTTTGAGCATAGCAATAGGCCCTCACATAACAAAGAATCACataaagaatagaatgaagacatTGAAAGATCATTTTGCTGAGGCATATGACTTATTTCATCACTTAAGTGGATTTGCATGGAATCCTGTAACTAGAAAGTTTGAAGCTGAAGAGGAAGTGTGGCAAGACTTCATTAAG